A part of Haloarchaeobius sp. HME9146 genomic DNA contains:
- a CDS encoding histidine kinase N-terminal 7TM domain-containing protein, translating into MLTDATPLHVVAVLGVVLAVVFMLLAWRYRDRPGARPFVVMLFGVTWWVATAAAGMWTTDESMHYLLVRIQYPGAALVPTAWLLFALEYTGREEYVTWRSTAAISAIPALAVIGVWTNPQFGLMWDDRWVDVVGGVAQFEASFAIGYWVFALYSYLLLGVGATLLLVLALDSTSVYRRQAGAMVLAAVLPFVTQVLYLTHPGPIPEVNLTPFGFIGSAAIGIAAIGRFGFLESDPVASQVAPDRVIERLDDAVVVLDRNRQVVDANPAAERILGTGVVGHDADGVLPKEVDIDTLAAGGDVPTVERSNDGETRYFDTSTSALRDRRGTVTGWVLTFHDVTDRRRRERRTETLTRVLRRTLREEMDAVYSHAGEIREDDEVVTDLQERARDALELGSVAEEFEPLLGDSVSDPPADIVPIVGAELDRVRERYPRVDVSLDAPLGEWAHCGALFEPVFRALVNDAAARATGPEPTVTVDVRVDESDGRVTVSVTDSGPARSDQSRAVLCEGTVPTETDDSDASTLSLWLVHWGVDHLGGSVAVPDTDSGRVDLRLPLVEETAVSAFD; encoded by the coding sequence ATGCTGACCGACGCGACCCCGTTACACGTCGTCGCGGTCCTCGGCGTCGTGCTCGCCGTCGTCTTCATGCTTCTCGCGTGGCGGTACCGCGACCGGCCGGGCGCGAGGCCCTTCGTCGTCATGCTCTTCGGCGTGACCTGGTGGGTCGCGACCGCGGCCGCGGGGATGTGGACGACGGACGAGAGCATGCACTACCTCCTCGTCCGAATCCAGTACCCCGGCGCGGCCCTCGTCCCGACCGCCTGGCTGCTGTTCGCACTGGAGTACACCGGGCGCGAGGAGTACGTCACGTGGCGGTCGACCGCGGCGATCTCAGCCATCCCAGCACTGGCCGTCATCGGTGTCTGGACCAATCCACAGTTCGGGCTGATGTGGGACGACCGCTGGGTCGACGTCGTCGGTGGCGTCGCCCAGTTCGAGGCCTCGTTCGCCATCGGCTACTGGGTGTTCGCGCTCTACTCGTACCTGTTGCTCGGCGTGGGCGCGACCTTGCTCCTGGTCCTCGCTCTCGACAGCACCTCGGTCTACCGCCGACAGGCGGGCGCGATGGTCCTGGCAGCGGTTCTCCCGTTCGTCACACAGGTCCTCTATCTCACGCACCCCGGGCCGATACCGGAGGTGAACCTGACCCCGTTCGGCTTCATCGGGTCGGCCGCCATCGGTATCGCGGCTATCGGCCGGTTCGGTTTCCTCGAATCGGACCCCGTCGCCTCGCAGGTCGCACCGGACCGCGTCATCGAACGACTCGACGACGCCGTGGTCGTTCTCGACCGGAACCGGCAGGTCGTCGATGCGAACCCGGCCGCAGAGCGCATCCTCGGGACTGGCGTCGTCGGGCACGACGCCGACGGGGTGCTCCCGAAGGAGGTCGACATCGACACGCTCGCTGCCGGTGGCGACGTGCCGACCGTCGAGCGCTCGAACGACGGTGAGACCCGCTACTTCGATACGAGCACCAGCGCGTTGCGGGACCGACGTGGCACCGTGACGGGCTGGGTGCTGACGTTCCACGACGTCACCGACCGACGACGGCGGGAGCGCCGGACCGAGACGCTCACCCGCGTCCTGCGGCGGACCCTCCGCGAGGAGATGGACGCGGTGTACAGCCACGCCGGGGAGATCCGCGAGGACGACGAGGTGGTGACCGACCTCCAGGAGCGCGCCCGGGACGCGCTCGAGCTCGGCTCGGTCGCCGAGGAGTTCGAACCCCTCCTCGGCGATTCGGTGTCGGACCCGCCCGCGGACATCGTCCCCATCGTCGGTGCCGAACTCGACAGGGTCCGCGAGCGCTATCCGCGGGTGGACGTGTCTCTCGATGCACCCCTGGGCGAATGGGCGCACTGCGGGGCACTGTTCGAACCGGTGTTCCGGGCGCTCGTGAACGATGCGGCTGCGCGGGCGACCGGGCCCGAACCGACGGTGACCGTCGACGTTCGAGTCGACGAGTCCGACGGCAGGGTCACCGTCAGCGTGACCGACAGCGGCCCGGCCCGGTCCGACCAGAGTCGCGCCGTGCTGTGTGAGGGTACCGTCCCGACCGAGACCGACGACTCCGATGCGTCCACGCTCTCGCTGTGGCTCGTACACTGGGGGGTCGACCACCTCGGGGGGTCGGTGGCCGTTCCGGACACCGACTCCGGCCGGGTCGACCTTCGGCTGCCGCTCGTGGAGGAGACGGCAGTGTCGGCCTTCGACTGA
- a CDS encoding universal stress protein: MSVGYSHILVPVDGSDASEHAAEHAIDLANRYDAELTVMHVVDDDLLPLDARSQQLVDRLEEEATDIVAEVVEWATEADVAPVNEVVVRGSPAEQILATIEDGDGEVDLVVLGSHGRSGIDKFLMGSVSERVVRQSPVPVLTVRS, from the coding sequence ATGTCCGTGGGTTACAGTCACATCCTCGTGCCCGTCGACGGGAGCGACGCGTCCGAGCACGCCGCCGAGCACGCCATCGACCTGGCGAACCGATACGACGCGGAGCTGACGGTCATGCACGTTGTCGACGACGACCTGCTCCCGCTCGATGCACGCAGCCAGCAGCTCGTCGACCGGCTCGAGGAGGAAGCGACAGACATCGTCGCCGAGGTCGTCGAGTGGGCGACCGAAGCGGACGTCGCCCCGGTCAACGAGGTCGTCGTCCGCGGGTCACCGGCCGAACAGATCCTCGCGACCATCGAGGACGGCGATGGCGAGGTCGACCTCGTCGTCCTCGGGAGTCACGGCCGCAGTGGCATCGACAAGTTCCTCATGGGAAGCGTGTCAGAACGCGTGGTCCGGCAGTCGCCGGTGCCCGTGCTGACGGTCCGGTCCTGA
- a CDS encoding TIGR04024 family LLM class F420-dependent oxidoreductase, whose protein sequence is MTERHVHLPVAAQESVQDFVDQAVKAEELGYDFVWLPETWGRDAVTIMTSIAHATEEIGIGSSIMNVYSRSPALLAQTAATLQEVSDGRFRLGIGPSGPAVIGGWHGEDFGNPLRRTREYVDIIKMVLAGEELDYNGEYFNVSGFRLRCDAPEPAPSVDVAGMGPKAVELAGRFADGWHAILFTPETMRDRLEDFERGGEMGDRDRSQQQCTLSLTCCALEDGEEARELTRQHSAFYVGAMGTYYRDSLARQGYEEEAHAIAANWMNGDREEALEIFTDEMLDDFTAAGTPERASDELQKFADIEGVDTVSVGFPRAATQEQIHATLEALAPDA, encoded by the coding sequence ATGACCGAACGGCACGTCCACCTGCCAGTCGCCGCACAGGAGAGCGTCCAGGACTTCGTCGACCAGGCCGTCAAGGCCGAGGAACTGGGCTACGACTTCGTCTGGCTCCCCGAGACGTGGGGCCGCGACGCGGTCACCATCATGACGAGCATCGCCCACGCGACCGAGGAGATCGGCATCGGCTCCTCCATCATGAACGTCTACTCGCGGTCGCCGGCGCTGCTGGCCCAGACGGCCGCGACGCTCCAGGAGGTCTCCGACGGGCGGTTCCGCCTCGGCATCGGTCCCTCGGGGCCGGCCGTCATCGGCGGCTGGCACGGCGAGGACTTCGGGAACCCGCTGCGACGCACCCGCGAGTACGTCGACATCATCAAGATGGTGCTCGCCGGCGAGGAGCTCGACTACAACGGCGAGTACTTCAACGTCTCCGGGTTCCGGCTGCGCTGTGACGCGCCCGAGCCAGCCCCGAGTGTGGACGTGGCCGGCATGGGGCCGAAGGCGGTCGAACTCGCAGGGCGGTTCGCCGACGGCTGGCACGCCATCCTCTTCACGCCGGAGACGATGCGCGACCGACTCGAGGACTTCGAGCGCGGTGGCGAGATGGGCGACCGCGACCGCAGCCAGCAGCAGTGCACGCTGTCGCTGACGTGCTGTGCGCTGGAGGACGGCGAGGAGGCCCGGGAGCTGACCCGCCAGCACTCCGCGTTCTACGTCGGCGCGATGGGCACGTACTACCGCGACTCGCTGGCGCGACAGGGCTACGAGGAGGAGGCCCACGCTATCGCGGCGAACTGGATGAACGGCGACCGCGAGGAGGCGCTCGAGATATTCACCGACGAGATGCTGGACGACTTCACGGCGGCGGGGACGCCCGAGCGCGCCAGTGACGAACTCCAGAAGTTCGCCGACATCGAGGGTGTCGACACCGTCAGCGTGGGCTTCCCGCGTGCGGCGACCCAGGAGCAGATTCACGCGACGCTGGAAGCGCTCGCACCGGACGCGTAA
- a CDS encoding ABC transporter ATP-binding protein, with the protein MASSEDTPFDQYRADVDRPLLRLFREYGIPRLRWFTAGNVANLVGRSASLLPPLVLGTAIDAIFTGDGSYSLPLVPAAWLPTEQAAQFWFSVALIVVGFAVTGIGTFLWGVTMNRFAHGVMHEVRTDTFAAMQALDMAFFDDKQTGEVMSVLNNDASNLETFLDDALSEGLRIVVMVLGIAGILIYLNAQLAAVTLLLVPAMGLFTWWFMRRVEPLYKRVRSDVGNLNTRLENALSGVELVKTTGTEEYETGRVREASNDLYESNMAVLTLSYFYRPGMELLAGLSFAATFLVGGLWLFQGPPFGLSGTLTVGEFVIFVFLTQRFVEPLSQASNLVDWYENAKASGERVFGLMDVPPHVVEADDAVPLSDVDGAVEYDGVSFGYDDELVLQDIDFEVDPGETVGLVGPTGAGKSTVVKLLLRLYDVNAGQVSIDDRDVREVTVASLRSAIGYVSQDPFLFDGTIAENIRYGRFDASDEAVREAAKAAEAHEFVANLPDGYDTRVGERGVKLSGGQRQRLAIARVVLQDPAILVLDEATSSVDTETEVLIQRSMDAVSADRTTFVIAHRLSTVKDADTILVLEDGSVVERGSHDELLDEDGVYATLWRVQAGEIEALPDRFLESV; encoded by the coding sequence ATGGCTTCGTCCGAGGACACGCCGTTCGACCAGTACCGCGCTGACGTAGACCGTCCACTGCTCCGGCTGTTCCGCGAGTACGGCATCCCCCGACTGCGCTGGTTCACCGCGGGGAACGTCGCGAACCTCGTCGGCCGAAGCGCGAGTCTGCTCCCGCCGCTGGTCCTGGGGACGGCAATCGACGCCATCTTCACCGGCGATGGAAGCTATAGCTTGCCCCTGGTTCCGGCGGCCTGGTTGCCGACCGAGCAGGCCGCACAGTTCTGGTTCTCGGTCGCGCTCATCGTCGTCGGCTTCGCCGTGACCGGCATCGGGACGTTCCTCTGGGGTGTGACGATGAACCGGTTCGCTCACGGCGTGATGCACGAGGTCCGGACCGACACCTTCGCCGCGATGCAGGCGCTCGACATGGCCTTCTTCGACGACAAGCAGACCGGCGAGGTGATGTCGGTGTTGAACAACGACGCGTCGAACCTGGAGACGTTCCTCGACGATGCACTCAGTGAGGGGCTGCGCATCGTCGTGATGGTCCTCGGTATCGCCGGCATCCTCATCTACCTCAACGCGCAACTGGCCGCTGTCACGCTCCTGCTCGTGCCCGCGATGGGCCTGTTCACCTGGTGGTTCATGCGCCGGGTCGAACCGCTGTACAAACGGGTCCGGAGCGACGTGGGCAACCTGAACACGCGCCTGGAGAACGCGCTCTCCGGTGTGGAGCTGGTCAAGACGACGGGCACCGAGGAGTACGAGACGGGACGGGTTCGCGAGGCCTCCAACGACCTCTACGAGTCCAACATGGCCGTACTCACGCTGAGCTACTTCTACCGGCCCGGGATGGAACTCTTGGCCGGGCTCTCGTTCGCCGCGACGTTCCTCGTCGGCGGCCTCTGGCTGTTCCAGGGCCCGCCGTTCGGGCTCTCGGGCACCTTGACGGTGGGAGAGTTCGTCATCTTCGTCTTCCTGACCCAGCGATTCGTCGAACCGCTCTCGCAGGCGTCGAACCTCGTCGACTGGTACGAGAACGCGAAGGCCTCCGGCGAGCGTGTCTTCGGCTTGATGGACGTGCCACCCCACGTCGTCGAGGCCGACGACGCGGTTCCGCTGTCGGACGTGGATGGTGCCGTCGAGTACGACGGCGTAAGCTTCGGCTACGACGACGAGCTGGTCCTGCAGGACATCGATTTCGAGGTCGACCCCGGGGAGACGGTCGGGCTGGTCGGGCCGACGGGAGCCGGGAAGTCGACCGTCGTGAAGCTCCTGCTCCGGCTGTACGACGTGAACGCCGGGCAGGTCAGCATCGACGACCGTGACGTGCGCGAGGTGACCGTCGCCTCGCTCCGGTCGGCGATCGGGTACGTCTCACAGGACCCGTTCCTGTTCGATGGCACCATCGCCGAGAACATCCGGTACGGCCGGTTCGACGCGAGCGACGAGGCGGTCCGCGAGGCGGCGAAGGCAGCCGAAGCTCACGAGTTCGTCGCGAACCTCCCGGATGGCTACGACACCCGGGTCGGCGAACGCGGCGTGAAGCTCTCGGGTGGCCAGCGCCAGCGCCTCGCCATCGCCCGCGTCGTGTTACAGGACCCGGCCATCCTCGTGCTCGACGAGGCGACCTCCAGCGTCGACACCGAGACCGAGGTGCTCATCCAGCGGAGCATGGACGCGGTCAGCGCCGACCGCACCACGTTCGTCATCGCCCACCGGCTCTCGACGGTGAAAGACGCCGACACTATCCTGGTGCTCGAAGACGGCTCGGTCGTCGAGCGCGGCAGCCACGACGAGTTACTGGACGAGGACGGCGTCTACGCGACGCTCTGGCGGGTGCAGGCGGGTGAGATAGAGGCGCTACCGGACCGGTTCCTCGAATCGGTGTGA
- a CDS encoding O-acetylhomoserine aminocarboxypropyltransferase/cysteine synthase family protein, producing MADDDSHGFATNSVHAGQEPDPTTGSRAPPLYQTTSYVFDDAEHAASLFALEEAGNIYSRIMNPTNAVLEQRLAKLENGVAAVATSSGMAALDLATFVLAGEGDNIVTASSLYGGTYTYFTHTAPRRGVEARFVETLDYDAYAEAIDEDTAYVHLETIGNPALVTPDIQRIADIAHEHGAPLFVDNTFATPYLCNPLDHGADLVWHSTTKWIHGSGTSIGGVLIDGGSFDWTAEDYPEVAGDNPAYHGVNFQERFGDMAFAMAARARGLRDLGDQQAPFDAWVTIQKLETLPLRVERHSENALEVAQFLEDHEKVEWVTYPGLESHETHETASEYLDGGYGGMITFGLEGGYEAGRAVTESTELLSLLANVGDAKSLIIHPGSTTHQQLTEEEQMASGVTPDLVRLSVGIEEVDDIIADLDQAIEQAH from the coding sequence ATGGCAGACGACGACTCTCACGGCTTCGCAACGAACAGCGTCCACGCCGGCCAGGAACCGGACCCGACAACCGGGTCGCGCGCACCGCCGCTCTACCAGACGACCTCGTACGTCTTCGACGACGCCGAGCACGCGGCCAGCCTGTTCGCGCTCGAAGAGGCGGGCAACATCTACAGCCGCATCATGAACCCGACCAATGCGGTGCTCGAACAGCGCCTCGCCAAGCTCGAGAACGGCGTGGCGGCCGTCGCGACCTCCTCCGGGATGGCCGCGCTCGACCTCGCGACGTTCGTGCTCGCGGGCGAGGGTGACAACATCGTCACCGCGTCCTCGCTCTACGGCGGCACCTACACCTACTTCACCCACACCGCGCCGCGGCGCGGGGTCGAGGCCCGCTTCGTCGAGACGCTGGACTACGACGCCTACGCCGAGGCCATCGACGAGGACACGGCGTACGTCCACCTCGAGACCATCGGGAACCCGGCGCTCGTGACGCCGGACATCCAGCGCATCGCCGACATCGCCCACGAACACGGCGCGCCCCTCTTCGTGGACAACACGTTCGCGACGCCGTACCTCTGCAACCCGCTCGACCACGGTGCCGACCTCGTCTGGCACTCCACCACGAAGTGGATCCACGGCTCGGGCACCTCCATCGGTGGGGTCCTCATCGACGGCGGCTCCTTCGACTGGACCGCCGAGGACTACCCCGAGGTCGCCGGGGACAACCCGGCCTATCACGGGGTCAACTTCCAGGAGCGCTTCGGCGACATGGCCTTCGCCATGGCCGCCCGCGCTCGCGGCCTGCGTGACCTCGGCGACCAGCAGGCACCCTTCGACGCCTGGGTCACGATTCAGAAGCTCGAGACGCTCCCCCTGCGCGTCGAGCGCCACTCCGAGAACGCGCTCGAGGTCGCCCAGTTCCTCGAGGACCACGAGAAGGTCGAGTGGGTCACCTACCCCGGACTCGAAAGCCACGAGACCCACGAGACGGCATCCGAGTACCTCGACGGCGGCTACGGCGGCATGATAACCTTCGGTCTCGAGGGCGGCTACGAGGCCGGTCGCGCCGTCACCGAGAGCACGGAACTCCTGAGCCTGCTCGCCAACGTCGGCGACGCCAAGTCGCTCATCATCCATCCCGGCAGCACCACCCACCAGCAGCTCACCGAGGAGGAGCAGATGGCCAGCGGCGTCACGCCCGACCTCGTCCGGCTCTCGGTCGGCATCGAGGAGGTCGACGACATCATCGCGGACCTCGACCAGGCCATCGAACAGGCGCACTGA
- a CDS encoding deoxyribodipyrimidine photo-lyase, whose amino-acid sequence MQLHWHRADLRASDNRALSAAATSADELGPVCPVFVFDDAVLAHGSPPRVAFMLDALAALREWYRGHGSDLLVRHGDPRQVLPALADEHDAERIVWNKGYSGLARERDAAVRQALNDAGVARESFEDALHHEPGSITTNQGDPYSVYTYFWKKWRDRPKEAPYDAPEESALAAVTGDDLPTLAELGFEEPEATTQTAGTEPARDRLVSFCESDIYDYAERRDYPTDECTSRLSADLKWGTIGIREVYEETEAAADLADAEDDLESVRGFQSQLAWREFYHHVLYFNPEVVAENYKEYEYDIAWRNDPDELQAWKDGETGYPIVDAGMRQLREEGYVHNRVRMIVASFLTKDLLIDWREGYDWYRQKLVDHDTANDNGGWQWAASTGTDAQPYFRIFNPMTQGERYDPDAEYIKEYVPELRDADPSLIHGWHEASQMMREQGAPDYPDPIVDHAERREQALSMFKSARGEE is encoded by the coding sequence ATGCAACTCCACTGGCATCGCGCCGACCTGCGCGCCAGCGACAACCGGGCGCTGTCGGCCGCAGCGACGAGCGCCGACGAGCTCGGCCCGGTCTGTCCCGTGTTCGTCTTCGACGACGCCGTGCTGGCACACGGGTCGCCGCCGCGTGTCGCGTTCATGCTCGACGCGCTGGCCGCCCTTCGCGAGTGGTACCGCGGGCACGGGAGCGACCTGCTGGTCCGTCACGGCGACCCCCGCCAGGTGCTGCCGGCGCTGGCCGACGAGCACGACGCCGAGCGCATCGTCTGGAACAAGGGCTACTCGGGGCTCGCGAGGGAACGCGACGCCGCGGTCCGGCAGGCACTGAACGACGCGGGTGTCGCCCGGGAGTCGTTCGAGGACGCCCTGCACCACGAGCCGGGCTCCATCACGACCAACCAGGGCGACCCGTACTCGGTCTACACCTACTTCTGGAAGAAGTGGCGCGACCGGCCGAAGGAAGCGCCCTACGACGCGCCCGAGGAGTCCGCACTGGCTGCCGTGACGGGCGACGACCTGCCGACGCTCGCCGAGCTCGGCTTCGAGGAGCCCGAAGCGACCACCCAGACCGCGGGCACCGAGCCGGCCAGGGACCGCCTCGTGTCGTTCTGCGAGTCGGACATCTACGACTACGCCGAGCGCCGGGACTACCCGACCGACGAGTGCACGTCTCGGCTGTCGGCCGACCTGAAGTGGGGCACCATCGGCATCCGGGAGGTGTACGAGGAGACCGAGGCCGCCGCGGACCTCGCGGACGCCGAGGACGACCTCGAATCGGTCAGGGGGTTCCAGTCACAGCTCGCCTGGCGGGAGTTCTACCACCACGTTCTCTACTTCAACCCCGAGGTGGTCGCGGAGAACTACAAGGAGTACGAGTACGATATCGCGTGGCGGAACGACCCCGACGAGCTACAGGCGTGGAAGGACGGCGAGACGGGCTATCCCATCGTCGACGCCGGGATGCGCCAGCTTCGCGAGGAGGGCTACGTCCACAACCGCGTCCGGATGATCGTCGCCTCCTTCCTCACCAAGGACCTGCTCATCGACTGGCGCGAGGGGTACGACTGGTACCGCCAGAAACTGGTCGACCACGACACCGCGAACGACAACGGCGGCTGGCAGTGGGCCGCCTCGACCGGCACCGACGCCCAGCCGTACTTCCGCATCTTCAACCCGATGACGCAGGGTGAGCGGTACGACCCCGACGCGGAGTACATCAAGGAGTACGTCCCCGAGTTGCGCGATGCCGACCCGTCGCTCATCCACGGCTGGCACGAGGCGTCACAGATGATGCGCGAGCAGGGCGCACCCGACTATCCCGACCCCATCGTCGACCACGCCGAGCGCCGAGAACAGGCACTCTCGATGTTCAAATCCGCCCGTGGTGAGGAGTGA
- a CDS encoding SDR family NAD(P)-dependent oxidoreductase, translating into MTTDQFHVDGDVAIVTGSSSGIGKVMAERFADDGIDVVVCSRDMENVEPVAEAITESDRPGDAHAVECDVTEREAVEALVEATVEEFGGLDVLVNNAGASFMAGFDDISPNGWSTIVDINLTGTYHCTQAAKEHLADDGGVVLNLSSLAGKQGAPYMSHYAAAKAAVENLTRTLAFEWADDDIRVNCIAPGFVATPGVASQMGVTADEIDREEVKRRIGTSEEIADVAQFLASPASSYVTGQTIVAAGVPNIMETPDV; encoded by the coding sequence ATGACGACCGACCAGTTCCACGTCGACGGTGACGTAGCCATCGTCACCGGGTCATCGAGCGGTATCGGGAAGGTCATGGCGGAGCGATTCGCCGACGACGGCATCGACGTCGTCGTCTGTTCGCGGGACATGGAGAACGTCGAACCGGTCGCCGAGGCCATCACGGAGAGCGACCGGCCGGGCGATGCGCACGCGGTCGAGTGTGACGTGACCGAGCGCGAGGCGGTCGAGGCGCTGGTCGAGGCGACCGTCGAGGAGTTCGGCGGGCTCGACGTGCTGGTGAACAACGCTGGCGCGTCGTTCATGGCCGGCTTCGACGATATCTCGCCGAACGGCTGGTCGACCATCGTCGACATCAACCTCACGGGCACGTACCACTGCACACAGGCCGCGAAGGAGCACCTCGCCGACGACGGTGGGGTCGTTCTCAATCTCTCCAGTCTGGCCGGGAAGCAGGGTGCGCCGTACATGAGCCACTACGCCGCGGCGAAGGCCGCGGTCGAGAACCTGACTCGAACGCTCGCGTTCGAGTGGGCCGACGACGACATCCGGGTGAACTGCATCGCGCCAGGGTTCGTCGCGACGCCCGGTGTGGCCTCACAGATGGGCGTTACCGCCGACGAGATCGACCGCGAGGAGGTGAAACGGCGCATCGGCACCAGCGAGGAGATCGCCGACGTGGCGCAGTTCCTCGCCTCGCCCGCATCCTCCTACGTGACGGGTCAGACCATCGTCGCGGCCGGCGTGCCGAACATCATGGAGACGCCGGACGTCTGA
- a CDS encoding thiamine pyrophosphate-binding protein codes for MTESRTGAELFVDALDEYGVEYVFGNPGTTELPVVNAIADSELEYILGLHEDVAVGAAAGYASVRRQFADEDEGVPAGVVNLHVAPGMAHGLGNLYGAYMAGAPLVVTAGNHERHFRHEEPILSGDLVKMTEQFTKWSDEVLSVDTLPSMLRQAFRVACTPPTGPVFLALPLDVMTAETDAAPEPLGTIPNPGRGDPAAIEQAADALAEADNPVLVVGDHVGRHQAWSGVDPVEAAVDLAEAAGARVHGEILGYEVNFPTDHEQWVSHVPPDEQLAQTLFHTDTLVFAGCSTNTTLWAHDNPLVPEDATIVDLTDQPWQGAKNHPATVVTGDMGHVMAELAAAVRDRVDDETREERLVQVDAMKQLASQQMNAMGEDETAEDAISKADLVDAMKSVDPDAFVMDEGVTSRYALLTRWDFQRGQIMGNKGGGLGYGLPAAVGAALAERDSDDPRTVYGFVGDGSYLYYPNSLYTAARYDLDLTVVVPDNRNYRILKDNTVSMFGGEESDYEFVGMDFDPPVDIPKNAESHGASGYLVESVSELDDTLAEAAAESGPSVVDVLIED; via the coding sequence ATGACAGAATCCCGAACGGGTGCCGAGTTGTTCGTGGACGCGCTCGACGAGTACGGCGTCGAGTACGTCTTCGGCAACCCCGGCACGACCGAACTGCCCGTCGTGAACGCCATCGCGGACTCCGAACTGGAGTACATCCTTGGCCTCCACGAGGACGTGGCGGTCGGGGCGGCAGCCGGGTACGCCAGCGTCAGGCGGCAGTTCGCGGACGAGGACGAGGGCGTCCCGGCAGGTGTCGTCAACCTCCACGTCGCGCCGGGGATGGCCCACGGGCTCGGGAACCTCTATGGGGCGTACATGGCCGGCGCGCCGCTCGTGGTAACTGCGGGGAACCACGAGCGCCACTTCCGCCACGAGGAGCCCATCTTGTCAGGTGACCTCGTGAAGATGACCGAACAGTTCACCAAGTGGTCCGACGAGGTGTTATCGGTCGACACCCTGCCGTCGATGCTCCGGCAGGCGTTCCGCGTGGCCTGTACGCCGCCGACTGGCCCGGTGTTCCTCGCACTCCCGCTGGACGTGATGACCGCGGAGACCGACGCGGCACCGGAGCCGCTGGGGACCATCCCGAACCCCGGACGGGGCGACCCGGCGGCCATCGAGCAGGCCGCCGACGCGCTGGCCGAGGCCGACAATCCGGTACTGGTCGTCGGGGACCACGTCGGCCGGCACCAGGCCTGGTCGGGCGTCGACCCGGTCGAGGCGGCGGTCGACCTCGCAGAGGCGGCGGGCGCGCGGGTCCACGGCGAGATACTGGGCTACGAGGTGAACTTCCCGACCGACCACGAGCAGTGGGTGAGCCACGTTCCGCCGGACGAGCAGTTAGCCCAGACGCTCTTTCACACGGACACGCTCGTCTTCGCGGGCTGTTCGACCAATACGACGCTGTGGGCCCACGATAATCCGCTGGTGCCCGAAGACGCGACAATCGTCGACCTGACCGACCAGCCGTGGCAGGGTGCGAAGAACCACCCCGCGACCGTGGTGACCGGGGATATGGGCCACGTCATGGCCGAACTCGCGGCGGCGGTGCGAGACCGCGTGGACGACGAGACGCGCGAGGAACGCCTCGTGCAGGTGGACGCGATGAAACAGCTCGCCAGCCAGCAGATGAACGCGATGGGCGAGGACGAGACGGCCGAGGACGCCATCTCGAAGGCCGACCTCGTGGACGCGATGAAGTCGGTCGACCCGGACGCGTTCGTCATGGACGAGGGCGTGACCTCGCGGTATGCCCTGCTCACGCGCTGGGACTTCCAGCGGGGACAGATTATGGGCAACAAGGGCGGCGGCCTGGGGTACGGCCTGCCGGCGGCTGTCGGCGCGGCACTTGCCGAGCGTGACAGCGACGACCCCCGGACCGTCTACGGGTTCGTCGGCGACGGTTCCTACCTGTACTACCCGAACTCGCTCTACACCGCGGCCAGGTACGACCTCGACCTGACGGTCGTGGTCCCGGACAACCGGAACTACCGCATCCTGAAGGACAACACCGTCAGCATGTTCGGCGGCGAGGAGTCGGACTACGAGTTCGTCGGCATGGACTTCGACCCGCCGGTCGACATCCCGAAGAACGCCGAGAGCCACGGCGCGTCGGGGTACCTCGTGGAATCGGTCTCCGAGCTGGACGACACCCTTGCCGAAGCAGCCGCGGAGTCCGGCCCGTCGGTCGTGGACGTGCTCATCGAGGACTGA